GCGATCAAGCCGCCGCCCTACGCCGAATACCGCGCCGCCATCATCGAGAGCGGCATCAAGGTGGTCGAGACCGCCGGCAACAAGCCGCAGGAGCACGTCGACGAGTTCAAAAGGCACGGCGTCAAGGTCGTGCACAAATGCACCAGCGTCCGGCACGCGCTCTCGGCCGAACGCATGGGCGTCGACGCGATCTCGATCGACGGGTTCGAATGCGCGGGCCATCCCGGCGAGGACGACACGCCCGGCCTGATCCTGATCCCGGCCGCCGCCAACAAGATCAAGATCCCGATGATCGCCTCGGGCGGCTTTGCCGATGCGCGTGGCCTCGTCGCGGCGCTGGCCCTCGGGGCCGACGGCATCAACATGGGCACCCGCTTCATGGCGACCAAGGAAAGCCCCATTCACCAGCTCATCAAGGAGAAGATCGTCGCCAACGACGAGCGCGAGACCGAGCTGATCTTCCGCACCATGCGCAACACCTCGCGCGTCGCGAGGAACGCGATCTCGACCAAGGTCGTCGCGATGGAGAAGGAAGGCGCCAAGTTCGACGACATCCGCGAGCTCGTCGCGGGCGCCCGCGGCAAGATGGTCTATGCCACGGGCAACTCCGACGAGGGCATCTGGTCCGCCGGCCAGGTCCAGGGCCTGATCCAGGATATCCCGACCTGCGCCGAGCTCGTCTCCCGCATCGTGCACGAAGCCGAAGCCATCATCAGGAACAGGCTGGAAGACATGATCGTTCATCCACAACGCGAGGCCGCGGAGTAAGTGAACCGACCATCGCCGCAGTGACGGTGCACTCCCTCGCCCCGCTTGCGGGGCAAGGGTTGGGTGAGGGGGAGCCTCCGCAGGGACGGTGAGAGTTGGACGCGCGGAAGCTCCCCTCACCCGGATCGCATCTTCCGATGCGATCCGGCCTCTCCCCGCAGGCGGGGAGAGGCGAAGCGCCACGGCTCTCGGTTAAACAAGTTCATCACGATCCAGAGGTCACACATGGAGGCTTACGTCTACGGCCCTGATGGAGCTAGGATTTCCGACGTCGCTCAACCAACACCCAAAGGCACGCAAGTGTTGGTCCGCGTCCGCGCCTGCGGGCTGAACCGCGCCGACACCGGCATGCGCAAGGGTCATGCCCATGGTGCGGCCGGCGGCGCCGGCACCGTGCTCGGCATGGAATGGGCCGGCGAAGTCGCCGCGCTCGGACCGGACGCCAAGGGCGTCAAGATCGGCGACCGCATCATGGGCTCCGGCGCCGCCGCCTTCGCCGAATA
The DNA window shown above is from Bradyrhizobium sp. CB1650 and carries:
- a CDS encoding nitronate monooxygenase family protein encodes the protein MLQTRFTKLVGVAHPIVQGGMQWVGRAELVAAVANAGALGFITALTQPTPEDLTKEIARCRELTDKPFGVNLTILPAIKPPPYAEYRAAIIESGIKVVETAGNKPQEHVDEFKRHGVKVVHKCTSVRHALSAERMGVDAISIDGFECAGHPGEDDTPGLILIPAAANKIKIPMIASGGFADARGLVAALALGADGINMGTRFMATKESPIHQLIKEKIVANDERETELIFRTMRNTSRVARNAISTKVVAMEKEGAKFDDIRELVAGARGKMVYATGNSDEGIWSAGQVQGLIQDIPTCAELVSRIVHEAEAIIRNRLEDMIVHPQREAAE